Part of the Methylorubrum populi genome is shown below.
ACCCACGGCCGCAACATGGCCGGCGCCCGCGGCCTCTGGCGCGCCACCGGCATGAAGGATTCGGATTTCGGCAAGCCGATTATCGCGGTGGTGAACTCGTTCACGCAGTTCGTGCCGGGCCACGTCCACCTGAAGGATCTCGGCCAGCTCGTCGCGCGGGAGATCGAGCAGGCCGGCGGCGTCGCCAAGGAGTTCAACACCATCGCCGTCGATGACGGCATCGCCATGGGCCATGACGGGATGCTCTACTCGCTCCCGTCCCGCGAACTCATCGCCGACTCGGTCGAGTACATGGTCAACGCGCACTGCGCCGACGCCATGGTCTGCATCTCGAACTGCGACAAGATCACCCCCGGCATGCTGATGGCGGCGCTGCGCCTCAACATCCCGGCGGTCTTCGTCTCCGGCGGCCCGATGGAGGCCGGCAAGGTCGTGATGAACGGCGTCACCCGCAAGTTCGACCTCGTCGATGCGATGGTGGCGGCGGCCGACGACCGGGTCTCGGACGAGGACGTCGCGGTGATCGAGCGCTCGGCCTGCCCGACCTGCGGCTCGTGCTCGGGCATGTTCACCGCCAATTCGATGAACTGCCTGACCGAGGCGCTCGGCCTGTCGCTGCCCGGCAACGGCTCGACGCTGGCGACCCACGCCGACCGCAAGCGCCTGTTCGTCGAGGCCGGCCACCTCATCGTCGATCTGGCGCGGCGCCACTACGAGCAGGACGATGCCAGCGTGCTGCCCCGCGCGATCGCGACCATGGCCGCTTTCGAGAACGCGATGACCCTGGACATCGCAATGGGCGGCTCGACCAACACGGTGCTGCACCTGCTCGCTGCCGCGCATGAGGGCGAGGTGCCCTTCACCATGGCCGATATCGACCGGCTCTCGCGCCGAGTCCCGGTGCTGTGCAAGGTCGCCCCGGCGGTCGCGAACATCCACATGGAGGACGTGCACCGGGCCGGCGGCATCATGGGCATCCTCGGCGAACTCGACCGCGCCGGCCTGATCGACCGCGCGGTGGGCAATGTCGGCTCGGGCACGCTCGGCGCGGCGCTCGACCGCTGGGACGTGAAGAAGACCCAGAGCCCGTCCGTGCAGGAGTTCTTCCGCGCCGCACCCGGCGGCGTGCCGACCCAGGTCGCCTTCAGCCAAGCCTCGCGCTGGGACGAGCTCGACCTCGACCGCGAGGCAGGCGTCATCCGCGACGCCGAGCACGCCTACTCGAAGGATGGCGGCCTGGCCGTGCTCTACGGCAACCTCGCCGAGGACGGCTGCATCGTGAAGACGGCGGGCGTCGATTCTTCGATCCTGACTTTCACCGGCACGGCCCACGTGTTCGAGAGCCAGGACGCAGCGGTGGACGGCATCCTCAACGGCCGGGTGAAGGCGGGCGAGGTCGTACTGATCCGCTACGAGGGTCCCCGCGGCGGCCCCGGCATGCAGGAGATGCTCTATCCGACGAGCTACCTGAAATCGAAGGGCCTCGGCAAAGCCTGCGCCCTCGTCACCGACGGCCGCTTCTCCGGCGGCTCCTCGGGCCTCTCCATCGGCCACGTCTCGCCGGAGGCGGCCGAGGGCGGGCTGATCGGTCTCGTGGAGCAGGGTGACCCCATCGAGATCGACATCCCGAACCGGCGCATTCACCTCGCCGTGGACGAGGCGGTGCTGGCCGAGCGCCGCGCCGCCCGCGACGCGAAAGGATGGCGCCCGGCCGAACCGCGCAAGCGCAAGGTCAGCACGGCGCTCCGCGCCTACGCGATGCTCGCTACCAGCGCCGCCAAGGGGGCGGTGAGACGAATCGAGCCGTAGGGCATTCTCGTATCGCGCCGGTTCTGGATCCCACTCGGCACCTCATGCTCTGGCGCCCGCGTAACAGGCGTCGGAGGATGACGGCGCAAGGTCGATCCAGGCCCGGCGCGCTGCTCCGAGCGAAGGCGGAGCCGCCGCGGCGTGCTTCGCGGCCGAGATATGCGCCCGGCACCTCGCTACGGGGGATCGAAGCGGGTTGCAGCAGGACACACGTCATCCCTCGCGCATCGGGCACGGATCACGCATAGACGCGTTCTCAGGCGGAGCTTCGCTCCGGATGGGAGAGACGTCGGACCCATGCAGATCGCCACGCCCTACCTGATGTTCCTCGGCGACGTGCCGGACCGGCTCGCCGCCAAGACGGCCTACGGCATCAACGACTGGCGCCCGGAATGGTGCGTCGGCCAGCTTCGGATGGAGGGCTGCGCCGCCGATCTCGGCATTCCCGACCTGACCCTGGACGAGGCCGTCGCCAAGGGCTGCAAGACCATGGTGGTCGGCGTCGTCAATGCCGGCGGCGTGCTGCCCGAGCACTGGGTGAAGGAGATCGTCGCGGCCCTGAATGCCGGGCTCGATGTGGCGAGCGGCCTGCACGTGCGCCTCGGCTCGATCCGCGAGATCGACGCAGCGGCGGAGCGCAACGGCCGCGCCCTGCACGATGTGCGGCACACCACCGAGACCTTCCCCACGGGCAAGGGCACGAAGCGCCCCGGCCGGCGCCTGCTCACCGTCGGCACCGATTGCTCGGTCGGCAAGAAGTACACCGCGCTCGCGCTGGAGCGCGGCATGCGCGAGCGCGGCTTCGATGCCGACTTCCGCGCCACCGGCCAGACCGGCGTGTTCATCTCCGGTCGCGGCGTCGCCATCGACGCGGTGGTGGCCGACTTCATCTCCGGCGCCGTCGAGTGGGTCGCGCCGGCCGCCGATCCGAATCACTGGGACCTGATCGAGGGGCAGGGCTCGCTGTTCCACCCCTCCTTCGCCGGCGTCAGCCTCGGGCTTCTGCACGGTGCGCAGGCAGACGCCTTCGTCGTCTGCCACGAGCCGACACGCTTACGAATGCGCGGCGTCGAGGCGAGCCTTCCAACAATCAAGGAGGTCATCGACCTGACGATCCGCTGCGGCTCGCTGACGAATCCCGGCATCCGCCCCGTTGGCATCGCCGTCAACACGCAGGCGCTGGCGGAGCCCGAGGCGCGCGCCGTGCTGAGCGAGGCGGAAGCCGTTTACGGCTTTCCTGCCACTGATCCCGTGCGCTTCGGCGTCGAGGCGATCGTGGATCGGATCGCCGCCGAGTTCCCGGCCTGAGGGAGAACTGCCGATGCCGCGTCTGACCGTTGCCGTCGAGCGCTTTCCCATCGCCGGATCGTTCACGATCTCCCGCGGAAGCCGCACTGAGGCGGTCGTCGTCGTCGCGACCGTCGAGGACGGCGCGTTTCGGGGCCGGGGCGAGTGCGTGCCGTATGCCCGATACGGCGAGACGGTCGAGAGCGTCACCGCCGCCCTCGAAGAGCAGGCCGGATGGATCGCCGACCGCGGAGGGCGCTTCGATCTGGCCGAACGGATGAAGCCGGGCGCCGCCCGCAATGCCCTCGATTGCGCGCTGTGGGATCTCGAGGCGAAGCGCACCGGCAGACCCGCTTACGAACTCGCCGGTGTCGCCGCACCGGTGCCGGTCACCACCGCCTATACCCTGAGCCTCGGCGATCCCGAAGCGATGGAGGCGGCGGCCCGCGCAGCGGCGCATCGGCCGCTCTTGAAGGTGAAGCTCGGTGGCGAGGGGGATCCCGAGCGGATCGCCGCGGTGCGCCGCGGTGCGCCCGAATCCCGTCTCATCGTCGATGCCAACGAGGCGTGGTGCGCGGAGACGCTTCGCGACAACTTGATGGCCTGCGCGGCGGCCGGGGTCAGCCTGATCGAGCAGCCGCTGCCGGCGGGCGAGGACGGCCTGCTGGCCGAGATCGACCGCACCATCCCGATCTGCGCCGATGAGAGCCTGCACGACCGTGCCGGGCTCGACGCCCTGGCCGAGCGCTACGATGCGATCAACATCAAGCTCGACAAGGCTGGCGGCCTGACCGAGGCGCTGAAGCTCGCCCACGAGGCGCGGGCGTGCGGCTTCGAGATCATGGTCGGCTGCATGGTCGGGTCGTCGCTCGCCATGGCGCCGGCGATGCTGATCGCGCACCACGCGGCCTATGTCGATCTCGACGGGCCGCTGCTGCTCGCGCAGGACCGGGAGCCGGCCCTGCGTTACGAGGGCAGTACGGTCCATCCGCCGTTGCCCGAACTGTGGGGGTGAGCCCCGCCTCTACTGCACCGAGTGGAGCGCGAGGGACGGTGCCACGGCCTCGTTGATCCGCAGGCGGGCATCGAGGATCGGCGCCGCCGGCTCGTCGGCTTGCTGCTGCGCGAGGTCGGCGATCGCCTGATACTGGCTCAGCCGCCGGTCGATCATGCCGTCGAGCTTCTCGTGAACTTCCGCCACGGTCAGGCTGCGTCGCTTTCCGCCATCCTTCGCGGTGAAGATGGCGCGGTTGGCCCGCGCGGCGCGGCCGAAGGCGATCTTGGCGACCTTGTCCGGGTCATCGGCGCTCAGCGAGAGGAATTTGCCGGCGCTCGCGGTGCCGAGAAAGTGCGCGAGGTAGAGTTCGGTCGTCTTCAACTCGCGTCCGATCCGGGCCTCGATCCGGCTGCGGTCGCGCTTGATCAGCTCACCCGCCATCAGGCCGGACAGGTAGGGGTCGTTGCGCAGGTCGAGGACCCGCTTGCGCGTCGCCGCGTCGGCGATGGTGATGCCGGCGCCGTGTCCCTTCACGGCGGCCGCCTCGCCGGCGAGCCCATGCTTGGCGCCGTACTGGCGAATCATTTCCAGCCACGTGCCGGTGACGAACTGGAAAAGCCCCTGTGCCGAGGAGGCGGAGGACTTCACACTCGTGTCGAAGCTCGATTCCTTGTCGGCGAGCGCCATCATGTAGACGGGGTCGACGCCGGTGACCTCGGAGGCCTTCAGGATCGTCTCCACGAGGGGGCGTGGCACGCTCATGTCGCCGAAGCGCAGGATCTCGTCGTCGTTGTCGGAGCGCGAATTCGTGAACGACGCCTGCAGACGCTCAATGGGAGCGGTAAATCCGCCGTCCTGGCCAAGCAGGGCGGTGCCGCCCCATTCCGCTTCCGCACCGGCCGGTCGAAGATCGGCACGCACCATCATCGGGATCGATACCGAGGCGTTCGCGTTCTCGTAGGCCGACACGGCCTGCGGT
Proteins encoded:
- the ilvD gene encoding dihydroxy-acid dehydratase codes for the protein MPAYRSRTTTHGRNMAGARGLWRATGMKDSDFGKPIIAVVNSFTQFVPGHVHLKDLGQLVAREIEQAGGVAKEFNTIAVDDGIAMGHDGMLYSLPSRELIADSVEYMVNAHCADAMVCISNCDKITPGMLMAALRLNIPAVFVSGGPMEAGKVVMNGVTRKFDLVDAMVAAADDRVSDEDVAVIERSACPTCGSCSGMFTANSMNCLTEALGLSLPGNGSTLATHADRKRLFVEAGHLIVDLARRHYEQDDASVLPRAIATMAAFENAMTLDIAMGGSTNTVLHLLAAAHEGEVPFTMADIDRLSRRVPVLCKVAPAVANIHMEDVHRAGGIMGILGELDRAGLIDRAVGNVGSGTLGAALDRWDVKKTQSPSVQEFFRAAPGGVPTQVAFSQASRWDELDLDREAGVIRDAEHAYSKDGGLAVLYGNLAEDGCIVKTAGVDSSILTFTGTAHVFESQDAAVDGILNGRVKAGEVVLIRYEGPRGGPGMQEMLYPTSYLKSKGLGKACALVTDGRFSGGSSGLSIGHVSPEAAEGGLIGLVEQGDPIEIDIPNRRIHLAVDEAVLAERRAARDAKGWRPAEPRKRKVSTALRAYAMLATSAAKGAVRRIEP
- the dgcN gene encoding N-acetyltransferase DgcN: MQIATPYLMFLGDVPDRLAAKTAYGINDWRPEWCVGQLRMEGCAADLGIPDLTLDEAVAKGCKTMVVGVVNAGGVLPEHWVKEIVAALNAGLDVASGLHVRLGSIREIDAAAERNGRALHDVRHTTETFPTGKGTKRPGRRLLTVGTDCSVGKKYTALALERGMRERGFDADFRATGQTGVFISGRGVAIDAVVADFISGAVEWVAPAADPNHWDLIEGQGSLFHPSFAGVSLGLLHGAQADAFVVCHEPTRLRMRGVEASLPTIKEVIDLTIRCGSLTNPGIRPVGIAVNTQALAEPEARAVLSEAEAVYGFPATDPVRFGVEAIVDRIAAEFPA
- the dgcA gene encoding N-acetyl-D-Glu racemase DgcA, whose amino-acid sequence is MPRLTVAVERFPIAGSFTISRGSRTEAVVVVATVEDGAFRGRGECVPYARYGETVESVTAALEEQAGWIADRGGRFDLAERMKPGAARNALDCALWDLEAKRTGRPAYELAGVAAPVPVTTAYTLSLGDPEAMEAAARAAAHRPLLKVKLGGEGDPERIAAVRRGAPESRLIVDANEAWCAETLRDNLMACAAAGVSLIEQPLPAGEDGLLAEIDRTIPICADESLHDRAGLDALAERYDAINIKLDKAGGLTEALKLAHEARACGFEIMVGCMVGSSLAMAPAMLIAHHAAYVDLDGPLLLAQDREPALRYEGSTVHPPLPELWG
- a CDS encoding transglycosylase SLT domain-containing protein yields the protein MGVYPEPARRADDVSRFVPCGSDASSEAAASSSRGPSPLVRRLAAMTASLALLLAAPQAVSAYENANASVSIPMMVRADLRPAGAEAEWGGTALLGQDGGFTAPIERLQASFTNSRSDNDDEILRFGDMSVPRPLVETILKASEVTGVDPVYMMALADKESSFDTSVKSSASSAQGLFQFVTGTWLEMIRQYGAKHGLAGEAAAVKGHGAGITIADAATRKRVLDLRNDPYLSGLMAGELIKRDRSRIEARIGRELKTTELYLAHFLGTASAGKFLSLSADDPDKVAKIAFGRAARANRAIFTAKDGGKRRSLTVAEVHEKLDGMIDRRLSQYQAIADLAQQQADEPAAPILDARLRINEAVAPSLALHSVQ